The Mycoplasma nasistruthionis genome contains a region encoding:
- a CDS encoding MGA_1079 family surface serine endopeptidase translates to MYNSTLNDNGVYSTSIYETIDAEVVAEIAKVKAENPNKPDNVNSVTAINNVLKKYISFSGSGVVDTWRIGAYSWAGNNVRNWYLQDESTNSISFNIIVTQQANTYLMQVQLRPKNYYEFLKNRDKVQSNELASAAELLGLTGDADTRINSVQLGDLLDLTTPRTKGVTHNTETAYGDVVEKLNRIYQFPKFGPYEIYVHETTSKDHLAGVAKVRFGIKKDGVQVGKTSREVDFPVFKPMNYFDVPKKNPSSAWYTEADFTGSEFSKPSTDEQSKMNAINSTNFVARKVSTAVANKNFTNWYRVLDANDIVDQGAFEKINFMIGFKGQVAKEADNQNENFKNVETNDDEANSAPLPPTIPTDDGTFTLPGDQENTTNLNQLSKDWFIYFVDVQKAKSNWRINIFDRLSFRLGFINKRIPTTRFITQGRITLANVVNDYKLNMYPTYMLNSLGLSNIQNFQDFFGDQFGIETYSAQQVYDNFIRNGKTTSTSLQPNFSNKGQSPFVSSNFWIYNNYSFTNRDNNLKIKEMKYFTEDPNGVYVQLEYTDGRNVKFEGNNWYRFSKSGTGAPADLNFLFDGSNKLTFNNQNLKTVHLERNKVYRERIIEPKLEDTTWDFDENTQQLSWTLKNDYINKTVLKENTTNRKLTMQFFGYTYYKLLPNSWKRITEQGITFNFDLEKVLSGQTDTFKGSIEGVNTSGSYKTPTISYTATATKTADGIKFTFDLDDKSNKLKYGDLYKYQLNPTLESSYSGEFSKDKAFLVAKNAAKITLKYINNVEHEEFGSKTNEFLYKNMLYNGHNQPYVMYNDKVAQDAFGYNPNQNVSYELHNGYMLDNNTLSTVNNQTQQEQNVWMRAIALSFGSGTIWGRLSKDPNNHKFLIGTNNHVEAVTGSMEALKAWNGDVKPLAGEKYIVKPGDNLGNDVTAGFGYWNGLYRLPADFYPIWTGVNQKNVEGVRLRQNNGVDVDTSVLAIDLKDLAKKARRAAKFQTAEHYEKLATMPDLPLLDDKINGITNSSPYYFNGAMIGFPYGVQASYFINRARIDDTGVGLNTQNGFLATTFNSGNSGSGLQMGQNGYAEIINSGSPRTYLRGWKYNTGSVNYWGVNKPGVDPLSLKNDNSLAGVLYYNSVTNPNEFSAPTFINLINNTSEEEQQ, encoded by the coding sequence ATGTATAATTCAACACTAAATGATAATGGTGTTTATTCAACAAGTATTTATGAAACTATAGATGCTGAAGTAGTTGCAGAAATAGCAAAAGTAAAAGCAGAAAATCCAAATAAACCAGATAATGTAAACAGCGTTACTGCTATCAACAATGTTCTTAAAAAATATATTAGTTTTTCAGGTTCAGGTGTGGTGGATACATGAAGAATTGGTGCTTATTCATGAGCTGGGAATAATGTTAGAAATTGATACTTACAAGACGAATCTACAAACAGTATATCTTTCAACATAATTGTAACTCAGCAAGCTAATACCTACTTGATGCAAGTACAATTAAGACCTAAAAACTATTATGAATTTCTAAAAAATAGAGACAAGGTTCAAAGCAATGAATTAGCTTCAGCTGCTGAACTTTTAGGTTTAACAGGAGATGCAGATACAAGAATTAATAGTGTTCAATTAGGTGATTTATTAGACTTAACTACACCAAGAACCAAAGGTGTTACACATAATACAGAAACAGCTTATGGTGATGTAGTAGAGAAATTAAATAGAATTTATCAATTCCCTAAATTTGGACCATATGAAATATATGTTCATGAAACTACAAGCAAAGATCATCTAGCAGGAGTTGCTAAAGTAAGATTCGGAATTAAAAAAGATGGTGTACAAGTCGGAAAAACTTCTAGAGAAGTAGATTTCCCTGTATTTAAACCAATGAATTATTTTGATGTTCCTAAGAAAAATCCTTCTTCAGCATGATATACAGAAGCAGATTTCACAGGATCAGAGTTTTCTAAACCAAGCACTGATGAACAAAGTAAGATGAATGCTATTAATTCAACAAACTTTGTAGCGAGAAAGGTTTCAACAGCAGTAGCTAATAAGAATTTTACTAACTGATATAGAGTTTTAGATGCAAATGATATAGTAGATCAAGGTGCTTTTGAGAAAATTAATTTTATGATTGGATTCAAAGGACAAGTTGCCAAAGAAGCAGATAACCAAAATGAAAACTTTAAAAATGTTGAAACAAATGATGATGAAGCTAATTCAGCTCCGCTGCCACCAACAATTCCAACAGATGATGGAACATTTACTTTACCTGGAGATCAAGAAAATACAACAAATCTTAACCAATTATCTAAAGATTGATTTATTTATTTTGTAGATGTTCAAAAAGCAAAATCAAATTGAAGAATAAACATTTTTGACAGATTATCTTTTAGACTTGGTTTTATTAACAAAAGAATTCCTACAACAAGATTTATCACTCAAGGAAGAATAACTCTTGCTAATGTTGTAAATGATTACAAATTAAACATGTATCCAACTTATATGTTAAATTCACTTGGATTAAGCAATATTCAAAACTTTCAAGATTTCTTTGGGGATCAATTTGGTATCGAAACATATTCAGCACAGCAAGTGTATGATAACTTTATTAGAAACGGCAAAACAACTTCTACTTCATTACAACCTAATTTTTCAAATAAAGGTCAATCACCATTTGTAAGTTCAAATTTCTGAATTTATAATAATTATTCTTTCACAAATAGAGATAATAATTTAAAAATCAAAGAAATGAAATACTTTACAGAAGATCCAAATGGTGTTTATGTTCAATTAGAATATACTGACGGTAGAAATGTGAAGTTCGAAGGTAATAATTGATACAGATTTAGCAAATCTGGAACAGGTGCACCTGCTGACTTAAACTTTTTATTCGATGGTTCTAATAAATTAACATTTAATAACCAAAACCTTAAAACAGTTCATTTAGAAAGAAATAAAGTTTATCGTGAACGTATTATTGAACCAAAATTAGAAGATACTACATGAGATTTTGATGAAAATACTCAACAACTATCATGAACTTTAAAAAATGATTACATCAATAAAACAGTGTTAAAAGAAAATACTACAAACAGAAAATTAACAATGCAGTTCTTTGGGTATACATATTACAAACTTCTTCCAAATTCATGAAAAAGAATTACAGAACAAGGTATAACATTTAATTTTGATTTAGAAAAAGTTTTATCAGGACAAACAGATACATTCAAAGGTTCAATTGAAGGGGTGAATACTTCTGGCTCATATAAAACTCCTACAATATCATATACAGCCACTGCCACAAAAACAGCTGATGGTATTAAATTCACATTTGATCTAGATGATAAATCAAATAAATTAAAATACGGCGATTTATATAAATATCAACTAAACCCAACGCTAGAAAGTAGTTACAGTGGAGAATTTAGTAAAGATAAAGCGTTTTTAGTAGCCAAAAATGCTGCAAAAATTACCTTAAAATACATTAACAATGTAGAACATGAAGAATTCGGAAGTAAAACTAACGAATTTTTATACAAAAATATGCTATACAACGGTCACAATCAACCGTATGTAATGTATAACGATAAAGTAGCACAAGATGCATTTGGATATAATCCAAATCAAAACGTTTCATATGAATTACACAACGGTTATATGTTAGATAACAACACTTTATCAACAGTTAATAACCAAACACAACAGGAACAAAATGTTTGAATGAGAGCTATTGCTTTATCATTCGGTTCAGGTACTATTTGAGGTCGTTTAAGTAAAGATCCAAACAATCATAAATTCTTAATCGGAACAAATAATCACGTTGAAGCAGTAACTGGCTCTATGGAAGCGTTAAAAGCTTGAAATGGAGATGTTAAGCCATTGGCTGGTGAAAAATACATTGTTAAACCAGGTGACAATTTAGGAAATGATGTTACAGCAGGATTTGGTTACTGAAATGGTCTATATAGATTACCAGCAGACTTTTATCCAATTTGAACAGGTGTTAACCAAAAGAATGTTGAAGGTGTTAGATTAAGACAAAATAATGGTGTTGATGTTGATACATCAGTTTTAGCTATTGACTTAAAAGACTTAGCTAAAAAAGCTCGTAGAGCGGCTAAGTTCCAAACAGCTGAACATTATGAAAAACTAGCAACAATGCCTGATTTACCACTGCTTGATGACAAAATCAATGGTATTACTAATTCATCTCCATACTACTTTAATGGAGCTATGATTGGATTTCCTTATGGAGTACAAGCATCATACTTTATTAACAGAGCAAGAATTGATGATACAGGGGTTGGGTTAAATACACAAAATGGATTTTTAGCCACAACATTTAACTCAGGAAATTCAGGTTCAGGTCTTCAAATGGGTCAAAATGGATATGCTGAAATTATCAATTCAGGTTCGCCTAGAACTTACTTAAGAGGATGAAAATATAACACAGGTAGTGTTAACTACTGAGGAGTTAATAAACCAGGAGTTGATCCATTATCACTTAAAAATGACAACTCATTAGCAGGAGTTTTATACTATAACTCAGTTACAAATCCAAACGAGTTTTCAGCACCTACATTTATTAATTTAATTAACAATACTTCTGAAGAAGAACAACAATAA
- a CDS encoding GAF domain-containing protein, producing the protein MIKEYQALISDETKVNAILANTSAYLNENINQLNWVGFYVNEDNALHLHAFQGKVACTVIDFNRGVCGYAARNRKVTNVPNVHEFDDHIACDSASESELVVPIIVNNELFGVLDIDSPILNRFDKELETTIVEIVKVLENKLTQLFSK; encoded by the coding sequence ATGATAAAAGAATATCAAGCTTTAATTAGTGATGAAACAAAAGTAAATGCTATTTTAGCAAATACTTCAGCCTATTTAAATGAAAACATTAATCAGTTAAACTGAGTAGGTTTTTATGTAAATGAAGACAACGCACTTCATTTGCATGCTTTTCAAGGAAAAGTTGCTTGTACAGTCATAGACTTCAATCGTGGTGTTTGTGGTTATGCTGCTAGAAACAGAAAAGTAACTAATGTACCAAATGTACATGAATTTGATGACCATATCGCTTGCGATAGTGCTAGCGAATCTGAACTGGTAGTGCCAATAATTGTTAATAATGAGTTATTTGGTGTTTTAGATATTGACAGTCCAATTTTGAACCGTTTTGATAAAGAGTTAGAAACTACAATAGTTGAAATAGTTAAAGTTTTAGAAAATAAATTAACACAATTATTTTCTAAGTAA
- a CDS encoding GA module-containing protein, which translates to MKIKSKLRFLPLFGALTLASSVFIAASCNNATHKIDGAEIKPADGKNNNPKPAPVDKDATKKDVKELEEQLKAARQLAIDKVNSYQNSISQSILQREFIEKISVAKNEEQIYSTLTNLTELVDKFNELKTTLEQSKPVSVENSELENVLETNLKTSVSTAETTIADSKLVDTNKNVASILSDLDSKIQNLTTSLNSLKQNLPALKEAYAQIKDSNVLSDNVKTTLNTLLNTISSANQIQIFKDEVKDLSDKVSSLLDELNKSNTLLENSELSDLQKTNLKNDKEQVSELLTDSKLSDLINNNVLATTTNVVEKTEILTTTYNALNELVETINGAKKELETVLNQSFTETAKAQTITLLNHSANKETVLELKSTISSLNNNLAMAKTNITEAKELVAKDETESTKKDKVNQALQQLETIVENNKIKMLEDNSLSKTNSKLAEYVLKLEQALVTTIEEFEAKIRTHYQMSFVDSALEKVVNKFKEAFNNQEQQNTYNSEVQDLISLKEQIKDAINKANEIPEKPTYLSEALNSLTNVFENDKFKTLPTDNFASDKTKIEEIIENLKSQTEKAKKEQTLAQAKKSNSTKVDELSYLSNTVKSELKNQINNLDNLASIESLVNSLSSLQAPIDQLQAEITKGQQYLSTNESKTHDKKSKVQQAVDNAITSVSSSKLNKLKDNNVNDTVSELNTLKQAIIDALALSEPVETPTEDPQQKALEQAKTENKNKIQALTYLSDSLKETLKQKVDSMTSAEEINTYVNSLSSLETPINELKAKLTEGNTYLENNSSKEHAKKTAVKTAVDKANEYLVDSKLNKLKDDNIQDTVAELNTLKQSLTDALNQEEPQDDETEKFKTMVNNALAPSINPNLQTNYADVYNKITSASINRYNFDLFISTTNVEDAKLTLKKLELKPDNRNTLMVTYLAKKLSKPSITAEVTKEINFPNDVMTAINSAEMSDIDTYFNFYKTNLATNTVSDMVASQLPLIFQPKETKFGKFFNYALANQNGGFENGKAFIYVDIKYQDQTIKTIKVYSKIKLKQKQTSMTHEMLNILKHLKTQQCIIQH; encoded by the coding sequence ATGAAAATTAAATCAAAATTAAGATTTTTACCACTTTTTGGTGCATTAACTTTAGCATCGAGTGTTTTTATAGCTGCTTCATGTAATAATGCAACTCACAAAATAGATGGTGCCGAAATTAAGCCTGCAGATGGAAAAAATAATAACCCAAAACCAGCCCCAGTTGATAAAGATGCTACCAAAAAAGATGTAAAAGAATTAGAAGAACAACTAAAAGCAGCGAGACAACTTGCAATTGATAAAGTAAATAGTTATCAAAACTCAATTTCTCAAAGCATATTACAAAGAGAATTCATTGAAAAAATATCTGTAGCTAAAAATGAAGAACAAATCTATTCAACATTAACAAACTTAACTGAGTTAGTTGATAAATTTAATGAATTAAAAACAACATTAGAGCAATCAAAACCTGTTTCTGTTGAAAATTCAGAATTAGAAAATGTTTTAGAAACAAATCTAAAAACATCTGTTTCAACTGCAGAAACAACTATTGCTGATAGTAAATTAGTTGATACAAATAAAAATGTGGCAAGCATTTTAAGTGATTTAGATAGCAAAATTCAAAACTTAACCACTTCATTAAATTCATTAAAACAAAACCTACCAGCATTAAAAGAAGCCTATGCGCAAATAAAAGACTCAAATGTTTTATCTGATAATGTAAAAACAACTTTAAACACTTTATTAAATACCATTAGCTCAGCAAATCAAATACAAATATTCAAGGATGAAGTTAAAGATTTATCTGACAAAGTTTCAAGCTTGTTAGATGAATTAAATAAATCAAATACACTGCTTGAAAATTCAGAGTTAAGCGACTTGCAAAAAACAAACTTAAAAAACGATAAAGAACAAGTTTCGGAATTATTAACTGACAGTAAACTTTCTGACCTAATTAATAACAATGTTTTAGCAACAACTACAAATGTTGTAGAAAAAACAGAAATTTTAACCACCACTTATAACGCTTTAAATGAGTTGGTTGAAACAATTAATGGTGCTAAAAAAGAACTAGAAACAGTTCTAAATCAATCGTTTACAGAAACCGCAAAAGCACAAACAATTACTTTGTTAAATCATTCAGCTAATAAAGAAACAGTATTAGAACTAAAATCAACTATTTCAAGCTTAAACAATAATTTAGCAATGGCTAAGACAAACATTACTGAAGCTAAAGAATTAGTTGCTAAAGATGAAACAGAATCAACTAAAAAAGATAAAGTTAATCAAGCATTACAACAACTAGAAACAATTGTTGAAAATAATAAAATCAAGATGCTTGAAGACAATTCTCTTTCAAAAACAAATTCAAAATTAGCTGAATATGTTTTAAAACTTGAACAAGCATTAGTTACAACAATTGAAGAATTTGAAGCAAAAATCAGAACACACTACCAAATGTCTTTTGTTGATTCAGCATTAGAAAAAGTAGTTAACAAATTCAAAGAAGCATTTAACAATCAAGAGCAACAAAACACTTACAACAGCGAAGTTCAAGATTTAATTTCATTAAAAGAACAAATCAAAGATGCGATTAATAAAGCAAATGAAATTCCAGAAAAACCAACTTATTTATCAGAAGCATTAAACTCATTAACAAATGTTTTTGAAAATGACAAATTTAAAACACTTCCTACAGATAATTTTGCAAGTGATAAAACAAAGATTGAAGAAATAATTGAAAACTTAAAATCACAAACAGAAAAAGCTAAAAAAGAACAAACATTAGCACAAGCTAAAAAATCAAACAGCACTAAAGTTGATGAGTTAAGTTATCTTTCTAATACTGTAAAATCAGAACTAAAAAATCAAATTAATAACTTGGATAACCTTGCAAGTATTGAATCTCTTGTAAATTCATTATCTTCATTACAAGCTCCAATTGATCAATTACAAGCAGAAATTACAAAAGGACAACAATACTTATCAACAAACGAGTCTAAAACTCATGATAAAAAATCAAAAGTTCAACAAGCTGTTGATAATGCAATTACGTCTGTATCATCATCTAAATTAAATAAATTAAAAGATAACAATGTTAATGACACCGTTTCAGAATTAAACACATTAAAACAAGCTATTATAGATGCCCTAGCACTATCAGAGCCTGTTGAAACACCAACTGAAGATCCACAACAAAAAGCTTTAGAGCAAGCTAAAACAGAAAACAAAAACAAAATCCAGGCATTAACTTATCTATCAGATTCATTAAAAGAAACACTAAAACAAAAAGTTGATTCAATGACTTCTGCTGAGGAAATTAATACTTATGTTAATTCATTAAGTTCGCTTGAAACACCAATTAATGAACTTAAAGCAAAACTAACAGAAGGAAATACATACTTAGAAAATAATTCATCTAAAGAACATGCTAAAAAAACAGCTGTTAAAACAGCGGTGGATAAAGCTAATGAATATTTAGTTGATTCAAAACTAAATAAACTTAAAGACGATAATATTCAAGATACAGTCGCTGAATTAAATACCCTAAAACAAAGCCTAACAGATGCATTAAATCAAGAAGAACCACAAGACGATGAAACCGAAAAGTTTAAAACAATGGTTAATAATGCATTAGCGCCTTCAATTAATCCTAATTTACAAACAAACTATGCTGATGTGTATAACAAAATTACATCAGCATCAATTAATAGATACAACTTTGACTTATTTATTTCAACAACAAATGTTGAAGACGCTAAATTAACACTTAAAAAACTTGAACTAAAACCAGATAACAGAAACACCTTGATGGTTACTTATTTAGCTAAGAAGTTATCAAAACCTTCAATTACAGCTGAAGTTACAAAAGAAATTAATTTCCCTAATGATGTAATGACTGCTATAAATTCAGCTGAGATGAGTGATATTGATACTTACTTTAATTTTTATAAAACTAATTTAGCAACCAATACAGTTTCAGATATGGTTGCTAGTCAACTGCCTTTAATCTTCCAACCTAAAGAAACTAAATTTGGTAAATTCTTTAATTATGCATTAGCAAATCAAAACGGTGGGTTTGAAAATGGTAAAGCATTTATTTATGTTGATATTAAATACCAAGATCAAACAATAAAAACAATTAAAGTCTATTCAAAAATAAAGTTAAAACAGAAACAAACTTCTATGACACATGAAATGTTGAATATACTCAAGCATTTAAAGACTCAGCAATGTATAATTCAACACTAA
- a CDS encoding ATP-binding cassette domain-containing protein — MHVDARIARKLKRASNKKRSKDGSENLKNSGNAVIEVKNVSKYYLSGNTVTRVLRNVSVTINKGEFVMIFGKSGGGKSTLLNLISGLDRPSKGDVVVCDNNLPYLSDWALTLFRRDHISFIFQNYNLLQNLTGYDNVETGSYLQKKKELKLDINKLFEEFDMEDVKHKYPSQMSGGQQQRISILRALAKNAEIIFADEPTGALDDKTTEIVLSYLFDINKKYGTTIVMVTHNPMIEAIADKIIHVRKGRISDVILNKNPKHPSELDWKE; from the coding sequence ATGCATGTTGATGCAAGAATTGCTAGAAAGCTGAAAAGAGCATCTAATAAAAAGCGTTCTAAAGATGGTTCAGAGAACCTAAAAAACTCTGGAAATGCAGTGATAGAAGTAAAAAACGTAAGTAAATATTATTTATCTGGAAACACTGTAACAAGAGTTTTAAGAAACGTATCAGTAACCATTAATAAAGGTGAATTTGTTATGATTTTCGGTAAATCTGGAGGTGGAAAAAGTACACTATTGAATCTAATTAGTGGACTTGATAGACCTTCAAAAGGTGATGTTGTTGTTTGTGACAATAACTTACCTTATTTAAGCGATTGAGCTTTAACTTTGTTTAGAAGAGATCACATCAGCTTTATATTCCAGAACTATAACTTATTACAAAACCTAACAGGTTATGACAACGTCGAAACTGGTTCATACTTACAAAAGAAAAAAGAACTTAAATTAGACATTAATAAATTGTTTGAAGAATTTGATATGGAAGATGTTAAACACAAATACCCATCCCAAATGTCTGGAGGACAACAACAAAGAATTTCAATCTTAAGAGCATTAGCTAAAAATGCTGAAATCATTTTTGCTGATGAACCTACAGGGGCTTTGGATGATAAAACAACAGAAATTGTTTTAAGTTACTTATTTGATATTAATAAAAAATACGGAACTACAATTGTCATGGTTACTCACAATCCAATGATAGAAGCAATTGCCGATAAAATTATCCATGTTAGAAAAGGAAGAATTTCAGATGTTATTTTGAATAAAAACCCTAAACACCCTAGCGAACTCGATTGAAAAGAATAA
- a CDS encoding MAGa3780 family membrane protein — MLSKLFLNTKHYTFNSWSKLRKATLFAGVAVILLVFITTVWRWQIVSSEMYNNIAKLTLEDKKLLLEKGFTPNILANFWNVTLTFTWLSNLFVGMALILFAIYPKNWIAQRALFLANVYITITFIVFWALIFPFEVTGDIQRFITSSLVHFVNPVICFVFVILNRKNISVTKLTIWLSTIVMITYWAFALVTFLSGNKNVEAFKVGLDGSIIRDTKTVELAKINLYKEMNLTIYSFLNFKHPLFYKGDNLGLVIGLNIALFIGGFLLTPGLGFAWKYGLKVKYDTATKPWEIQ; from the coding sequence ATGTTATCAAAACTATTTCTAAACACTAAGCACTACACTTTTAATAGCTGATCTAAACTTAGAAAAGCTACCTTATTTGCTGGTGTTGCAGTTATTTTATTAGTATTTATAACAACTGTCTGAAGATGACAAATTGTTAGTTCAGAAATGTATAACAATATTGCAAAATTAACTCTAGAAGACAAAAAGTTGTTATTAGAGAAAGGATTTACACCTAACATTTTAGCCAACTTTTGAAACGTAACTTTAACCTTTACGTGATTAAGTAATTTATTTGTAGGAATGGCACTTATTTTATTTGCTATTTATCCTAAAAACTGAATAGCTCAAAGAGCATTGTTTTTAGCAAATGTCTATATAACTATAACTTTCATTGTTTTTTGAGCTTTAATATTTCCGTTTGAAGTTACGGGTGATATTCAAAGATTTATAACAAGTTCATTAGTGCACTTTGTTAACCCTGTAATTTGTTTTGTTTTTGTTATTTTAAACAGAAAAAATATATCAGTAACTAAACTAACAATTTGATTATCAACAATTGTAATGATTACTTATTGAGCATTTGCTTTAGTTACATTTTTATCTGGAAACAAAAACGTTGAAGCCTTTAAGGTAGGGCTAGATGGTTCAATTATTAGAGACACTAAAACAGTTGAATTAGCTAAAATAAATCTATATAAAGAAATGAATTTAACTATTTACTCATTTTTAAACTTTAAACATCCTTTATTCTATAAAGGAGACAATTTAGGTTTAGTAATTGGTTTAAATATTGCTTTATTTATTGGTGGTTTCTTATTAACTCCAGGTTTAGGTTTTGCCTGAAAATATGGTTTAAAAGTTAAATATGACACTGCTACAAAACCTTGAGAAATTCAGTAA
- a CDS encoding ABC transporter permease — translation MISSAGLYSTSGYWPASGTFDVKNLNEKNKKEFFDALFGSTNTVANSTVPGVMSRLGYSDLQILQFLNPEYLNTPPTNIKEAYETEKEKLEVNINKFAQIFDDKLYVPFASTVDSKEIEVAFTMGVAKTVQIVVTLITILTFIVAIVILIIISTILISENEKNIAIWSILGYTKREKAQMFFGIYVPFILLSILIALPLAFAMMAVFSLFLTTAASIAIPLTLTAFNVFATIGVVLGVFFLTSIASWISINKIKAIDLLKGK, via the coding sequence TTGATTTCATCAGCAGGACTATATTCAACAAGCGGGTATTGACCTGCATCCGGAACATTTGATGTTAAAAACTTGAACGAAAAAAATAAAAAAGAATTCTTTGACGCCTTATTTGGTTCAACAAATACTGTTGCAAACAGCACAGTACCTGGGGTTATGTCAAGATTAGGTTATAGTGATTTACAAATTTTACAATTCTTAAATCCGGAGTATCTAAACACACCTCCAACAAATATTAAAGAAGCTTATGAAACTGAAAAAGAAAAACTAGAAGTTAATATTAATAAATTTGCTCAAATATTTGATGATAAACTTTATGTACCTTTTGCAAGTACAGTAGATTCAAAAGAAATTGAAGTTGCTTTTACTATGGGAGTGGCAAAAACGGTTCAAATTGTAGTGACATTAATTACAATTTTAACTTTCATTGTTGCTATAGTAATTCTGATTATTATTTCAACAATTTTAATTAGTGAAAATGAAAAGAATATAGCAATTTGATCAATTTTAGGTTATACAAAACGTGAAAAAGCACAGATGTTCTTTGGAATTTATGTTCCATTTATCTTGCTATCAATCTTGATTGCTTTACCTCTTGCATTTGCTATGATGGCAGTGTTTAGTTTATTCTTAACAACAGCGGCATCAATAGCAATACCGCTTACATTAACAGCATTTAATGTTTTTGCAACAATAGGTGTTGTTTTAGGAGTGTTCTTCTTAACTTCTATTGCTTCATGAATTAGCATTAACAAAATAAAAGCAATTGATCTATTGAAAGGAAAATAG
- a CDS encoding DEAD/DEAH box helicase family protein, producing MNVFKLKSDYAPAGDQPKAIQEITENIKKGIKNQVIHGVTGSGKTFTIANIIKNFDRPVIVLSHTKTLAGQLYHELKSFFPDNAVEYFISYFDYFRPEAYKPATDSYIEKDSKTNQQIEILRLSTLNSLLTRRDVIVVASVSAIYGELNPDVYKDAFYRFYEGMKIPIKDFITQIIRIKYKRNDVDIEPGFFTVRGDTITIRPADSEDKAVRVSFFGDEIEEIAVLDSFTRDVIEKTKIYTLSPGNAYATDNSIYDEVLPLIQDELSKQLAKFKKEEKVLEYTRLNQRIKNDMDEMSEFGFCKGIENYSMYLDGRTFGERPYTLLDYFPKDSLMFIDESHNFIPQLQAMYRGDYSRKSTLVEYGFRLPSALENRPLKFEEFESEFDFQKFMFQQRLVNMKKNYQRMQ from the coding sequence ATGAACGTATTCAAACTAAAATCTGACTATGCTCCAGCTGGAGATCAACCGAAAGCAATTCAAGAAATAACTGAAAATATTAAAAAAGGTATAAAAAACCAAGTTATCCACGGAGTAACTGGTTCAGGAAAAACCTTTACAATTGCAAACATTATTAAGAATTTTGACCGTCCAGTAATTGTTTTGTCACATACTAAAACACTTGCTGGTCAGCTTTATCATGAACTTAAATCTTTTTTTCCTGATAATGCTGTTGAATACTTTATTAGTTACTTTGATTATTTCAGACCAGAAGCTTATAAACCAGCGACAGATTCATATATTGAAAAGGATTCTAAAACTAATCAGCAAATAGAAATTTTAAGACTTAGTACCTTAAATTCACTTTTAACAAGAAGAGATGTTATAGTAGTTGCTTCAGTTAGTGCTATTTATGGTGAGTTAAACCCAGATGTTTATAAAGATGCTTTTTATCGCTTCTATGAAGGGATGAAAATACCTATTAAAGATTTTATAACCCAAATTATTAGAATTAAATATAAACGAAATGATGTTGATATAGAACCAGGTTTTTTTACTGTCAGAGGTGACACTATTACTATTAGGCCAGCTGATTCGGAAGATAAAGCAGTACGCGTTAGTTTTTTCGGTGATGAAATTGAGGAAATAGCAGTTCTAGACTCTTTTACAAGAGATGTGATTGAAAAAACAAAAATTTACACATTATCACCTGGAAATGCTTATGCAACTGATAATTCTATTTATGACGAAGTTTTACCTTTAATTCAAGATGAATTAAGTAAACAACTAGCAAAATTTAAAAAAGAAGAAAAAGTTTTAGAATACACTCGTTTAAACCAAAGAATTAAAAACGACATGGATGAAATGTCTGAGTTTGGCTTCTGTAAAGGAATTGAAAATTATTCAATGTACCTTGACGGTAGAACTTTTGGTGAAAGACCTTATACTTTATTGGATTATTTTCCAAAAGATTCTTTAATGTTTATTGATGAATCGCACAATTTTATTCCGCAACTACAAGCTATGTATCGTGGCGATTATTCTAGAAAGTCAACTTTAGTTGAATATGGTTTTAGATTACCTTCAGCTTTAGAAAATAGACCTTTAAAATTTGAAGAATTTGAAAGTGAGTTTGATTTTCAAAAATTTATGTTTCAGCAACGCCTGGTGAATATGAAAAAGAATTATCAAAGGATGCAATAG